In Phyllostomus discolor isolate MPI-MPIP mPhyDis1 chromosome 3, mPhyDis1.pri.v3, whole genome shotgun sequence, a single genomic region encodes these proteins:
- the TAF9 gene encoding transcription initiation factor TFIID subunit 9 → MESGKMASPKSMPKDAQMMAQILKDMGITEYEPRVINQMLEFAFRYVTTILDDAKIYSSHAKKATVDADDVRLAIQCRADQSFTSPPPRDFLLDIARQRNQTPLPLIKPYSGPRLPPDRYCLTAPNYRLKSLQKKAATSAGRITVPRLSVGSVTSRPSTPTLGTPTPQTMSVSTKVGTPMSLTGQRFTVQMPTSQSPAVKASIPATSAVQNVLINPSLIGSKNILITTNMVSSQNTASESSNALKRKRDDDDDDDDDDDDYDNL, encoded by the coding sequence ATGGAGTCTGGCAAGATGGCTTCTCCCAAGAGCATGCCGAAAGATGCACAGATGATGGCACAAATCCTGAAGGATATGGGGATTACAGAATATGAACCAAGAGTTATAAATCAGATGTTGGAGTTTGCCTTCCGATATGTGACCACAATTCTAGATGATGCGAAAATTTATTCAAGCCATGCTAAAAAAGCTACTGTTGATGCAGATGATGTGCGACTGGCAATCCAGTGCCGTGCTGACCAGTCTTTCACCTCTCCTCCCCCAAGAGATTTTTTATTAGATATTGCAAGGCAAAGAAATCAGACCCCTTTGCCATTGATCAAGCCATATTCAGGCCCTAGATTGCCACCTGATAGATATTGTTTGACTGCTCCAAACTATAGACTTAAGTCTTTACAAAAAAAGGCAGCTACTTCTGCAGGAAGAATAACAGTTCCGCGGTTAAGTGTTGGTTCAGTTACTAGCAGACCAAGTACTCCCACACTTGGCACACCAACCCCACAAACCATGTCAGTTTCAACTAAAGTAGGGACTCCGATGTCCCTCACAGGGCAAAGGTTTACGGTACAGATGCCCACTTCGCAGTCCCCAGCTGTAAAAGCATCAATTCCTGCAACATCAGCAGTTCAGAATGTTCTGATTAATCCGTCGTTAATTGGGTCCAAAAACATTCTTATTACCACTAACATGGTGTCATCACAAAATACTGCCAGTGAATCATCAAATGCATTGAAACGAAAACGTGACgacgatgacgatgatgatgatgatgatgatgactatGATAATTTGTAA